From Flavipsychrobacter sp., a single genomic window includes:
- a CDS encoding VIT1/CCC1 transporter family protein, translating to MQQDNTSQSFYTSDIWTNMIVGISDGLSIPFIIVTAFSNVVVNNEVVIWIGAIAAGMGAIAMGVGNYLSNKEQLEEQLGILDEREIEIMISSGITKEIIEKMELHALSNKEKWEVLVDEYGLGLAKPDVKRIKQTAVSVGCFYCLAGLISIIPYYFTATTSEGRLWSVIITLSLLGLFGVVKAKLTGLSIVKEPARLLVITSTAAACLYYVTGLF from the coding sequence ATGCAGCAGGATAATACTAGTCAAAGCTTTTATACATCGGATATATGGACGAATATGATCGTTGGTATATCCGATGGGCTTTCTATACCGTTTATTATAGTTACAGCCTTTAGTAATGTTGTTGTTAATAACGAGGTAGTTATATGGATAGGTGCTATAGCAGCTGGTATGGGAGCAATAGCAATGGGGGTGGGTAATTATCTGTCTAATAAAGAACAACTGGAAGAGCAGCTGGGTATATTAGATGAACGCGAGATTGAAATAATGATAAGCTCTGGTATCACTAAGGAGATCATTGAAAAGATGGAACTACATGCTTTGAGTAATAAAGAGAAGTGGGAAGTCTTGGTAGATGAATATGGGTTAGGCTTAGCTAAGCCTGATGTTAAGCGAATAAAACAGACAGCAGTTTCTGTTGGATGCTTTTATTGCTTAGCTGGTTTGATCTCAATAATACCTTATTACTTTACAGCTACTACTAGTGAAGGTAGGCTATGGTCTGTTATCATTACTTTGTCTCTATTAGGGTTGTTTGGTGTTGTAAAAGCTAAACTTACAGGTTTGTCTATTGTAAAAGAGCCAGCTCGACTATTGGTCATTACTTCTACAGCTGCGGCTTGTTTATATTATGTTACAGGTTTGTTTTAG
- a CDS encoding tRNA pseudouridine synthase A: MARYFLEVMYDGGAFHGSQIQKDLPTVQLAINQAISTLLRQEIETIGASRTDEGVHALCSYFHFDIDQTPPSNFVYRVNALLPFSISLKALYRANDPELNARFAAEKRRYRYKIHNRKNPFLHNRSLFYPFSIDINTLHKTAEIIKEYTNFETFSKRNTQTYTYNCTIFDSYWEERDNELHYIVEANRFLRGMVRGLVGTQLQVARGRHTIDEFKKIIESKDCGNADFSVAGHGLYLEHIQYPEDALVEIKDTKTNL, encoded by the coding sequence ATGGCGAGGTATTTTTTGGAGGTAATGTATGATGGTGGGGCTTTTCATGGGTCACAAATACAAAAAGACCTACCTACTGTACAATTAGCAATTAATCAAGCAATATCTACTTTACTTAGGCAAGAGATAGAAACAATTGGTGCTAGCCGTACAGATGAAGGAGTGCATGCATTATGTAGCTATTTTCATTTCGACATCGACCAAACACCTCCTTCTAATTTTGTTTATCGAGTTAATGCGCTACTCCCTTTCTCTATATCATTAAAAGCACTTTACAGAGCCAACGACCCTGAACTAAATGCTAGGTTTGCAGCCGAGAAAAGAAGGTACAGATATAAAATCCATAATCGTAAAAACCCTTTTCTTCATAACCGCTCCCTGTTTTATCCATTTAGTATTGACATCAATACGCTCCATAAAACTGCAGAAATCATAAAAGAATACACCAACTTTGAAACCTTCTCAAAAAGAAACACGCAAACCTATACCTATAACTGCACGATATTCGATTCTTATTGGGAAGAAAGAGACAATGAGCTACACTACATAGTGGAGGCCAATCGTTTTCTAAGGGGTATGGTGCGTGGACTGGTAGGCACACAACTACAGGTAGCCAGAGGAAGGCATACGATTGACGAGTTCAAAAAGATCATAGAATCAAAAGACTGCGGAAATGCAGACTTTAGTGTAGCTGGTCATGGTTTATACCTAGAGCATATACAATATCCTGAAGACGCTTTGGTAGAAATAAAAGACACTAAAACAAACCTGTAA